The nucleotide window gtaGATGGTCCATATACATTTCATTGGTGATAGCTACTACTGTGTGTGTTAAGCTTGATTTTCAAGATAGATCCCAAAGAACTCTTGTGATGTAACTCCTCGAGAATATTTAggacttgaaaaataaaagattctgTCTGATGTGTACACTTAACTTTTATTTCAGGTCGTAATAGTCGACATGAAGGATGTAGGAATAAGTGTGCTCAGTCAATGGACGCCAGCGTTAGCCAAGAAGGTCATATCATGCTTCGAGAAGGCGCTGCCGGTACGCGTTAAAGGAAACCATATCCTGAACACACCGACTGGATTCGAGACAGCatacacaatatttaaaacatttttaggagaaaaattaaagaaaagagTAAGTCCCAATAGCACCGACAACATAACtgccagttttcttaaaacagtttttatacTACGTGCAAGTTTCAGAGTGGTTCTAaggaaaactgacgtttatgctgTCACTGAACTTAGGCCTAAGTATCTTATTGTCTACAATTAGTTGCCTATATTCAAAGTAATAATGTGTATTAGTCATATTGCTTGGTATTTTTTGTATACAAAACTATCCAACTTCTAAACGGCTGTTCGTAATATTAAACAAGTCGATTCGAAGAAGCCCATTTAACAAAAGCAGGCAAGTAATAACAACGTTGTTTTCATTTCAGATTAGTGTGCATAATCAAAACTATGCAGCTATGTATAAAGTTATACCAAAGTCAATCCTTCCTGTGGAATACGGAGGTACTGATGGTCAGCTACAAGAACTTACAGGTAAACATCAGTAAAACCTTTTCTGAtcttgtttattgttttcaacTTAAAAACATGATcatgatttgaatttggatttcGAAGCATTCTTCAAAAGGAgcagaaaaaacaaaagaacctcTAATATTACGCAGGGACTGGCTGATAAATAGGCCTATCATCCGCCGtatgttataaaaacaaaattgtttaatttttaggGCTCTATAGAAACAGCCCGGCCCAATCCTTCGGGGAAATGATGATGTTATCATAGAGTTGTGTAAATAACAATTAGTTTCAAAACAAATTACACTCGGCACACAATTAATATCACGAGTACATTGTACTGTACATACATGTACGACCTATGTTCCGAGAGCGTCGACTAGAAACTCACACTTGACGTAATTTTCGCAGATCACTGGAAAGCTAAAGTAGAGAGTTACCGCGACTGGTTCTTGAAACAAGAGGAGGTGCGTTCCGATGAGTCCAAGAGGCCTGGGAGTCCCAAGAACTCATCCAATTTGTTCGGCGTAGAAGGATCCTTTAGGAGCTTAGACGTCGATTGAGTCATGAATAGTTTAAATTAGATTCGTtgtaatttttgtattgtacaaataaatactttttttaccttaaatgtttttttttatatcctaCAAGTTATGAAATACACGTGTTATCCCAAAACAAGGCTTAAAAGGCGATTTTCATTCCAAAATATCTATTTCCAAGATGTAATTTGAACGCGAACACGCGTATTTGctacaaaatgaattaattttgaatggATTCCTAAGTctattatctttatttacaaaataggtCAAAGCGTTTACGTTTCATGGCATGGTAATCAAGTTTTCTCCGTTGATTTTGATCTAGAAAACTTGCAGAAATAATAGCGTTCTCAGTTATAATTCAACGATGCATTTTATAAACAAGTATCATGCTTTGGAAGCAGGTAGCATGTTCGATAAAAGATAATCGTATTACTAAATGATTTAGCATACGACTCATTCAGCGTATAAACTAATTAAGTCCTTAATATGCCGTCGTAAGTGTTTATACACTgacaagtttttaattaaattaaatgtaggcTACTTGTTGAAATTATAGGCGGCTGCAGTAAATAACCTTGGCTTGAGGCTCAAAACCTTAATTAATACGATCTAGCACAACCGGGTTTAGTAACCCAGACGATTGCTTATTGTTGTAGTGAGTTGGCAATCAGACAATAACAACAGATATAAGATAAACAAAGTTCTgttataaatgattttgatcCATTAgttaaacgaaaataaaatggCTTCCTAAATTACTATACAAAAAGAAAGAGAaatagaattgtcaaaataatgttattgttatcTTTAGTTtgaattatttcttaatttattttattctacaaaAGTCTGTCTATGAAACGCGGGTTCATATTGATGTAGCCGCTGCAGTTAAAACACTAGTAGTATCGTAATGTTTGagcatttttaatacttatgATTTGACGCAAAAGAACTAAACAAAGATAATTTTCTACAGTAGATTAAAATTCGTCCAGTGTAAGTAGAACTGCGCGTTCCGTTTCCAGCTGGCCGTCTGTGCTGTATGTAGTGGTGTTTTATGAAAGCGGTGCGCGGTGTGGCGCGCGCGCCGCTGTCAGTCGTGTTTGGTTATCAGAAGCGCGCGCGTGTCGGAGCTGCGCAGCGCGGACGGTTTGATATGAGCCTGCTTACCCGTGCCCGCGGCTTGTGTAACCTTGTGAGTGCCTGCATCACGCCATGACACAGGAGGACTGCTACACCCAGCTCGACTACGAGCTGCAATCGTCGTCGGGAAATGCTTCCGACGAAGACGGTGTTATCATCAGAAAGGACAGATCCAGTGTTAAAGACATGATTCTCCGTTTCGAAAGGACCAACTTAAATCCTTTCGGTGGCTCTAGAGAATCGTTGGAAAAGTGCAAATCACCTTTGGGAAGTTTAACAAGTGTAGTTAATCCTATTCAATCCCATTTTCAACATTTGTGCCCAGTGACAAAGTCTCAGGACAGAAACTCAAACGTATCGGTGAATTCTATTTTATCTAATGCTTCAGAACATAGTTATGAATCCAGTTCATCAGGTTTTATCTCTGATAGAAAACCAGGAGACATACTTGTGCCCCATAGACCTGCCCCACCACCTCCGGATCAATTTAAAGACGATGAGGAAGATGAAGCCCCCTCTCCGGAAAGGAAATCGCCCGTCGCTGAGGAAATCACGTTTAAGGAAAGACGGTATTCCTTTACTACGCCTTCCTCGTCTCCTGTTGTCCAAAGGCGTTCACGACAGCCGCCTGTCATTAGGAGAAAATCAACAGCAGGTCAAGGACATCCCGGGGAAAGGCATTGGTCATACGGGGTTAAGCAAAGTGATTTGGAAAAGTTGCTCAGACTCAAACGATCGGATCCATCTGATAATGAGGAAGAAATAACTAGTCATCAAATAGAAGAATCGTCAGAAAATGAAAGCTCTGATAGCAGCGATTCAAGCGATAATTTAAGTAATGGAAAAGAATATGTACTCAACCAAGACGACGGTAGACTGGAAACCTTGTCCAACGATTATTCTACGGATACTTTGATAAATGAAGAAAACAGTGATGAACAAAGTGAAAGAGGTGACGATGCCTCGGTTTCTTCGGGTGACTATGGTGATCGTGTGAATTATGACAATGTTAGTATTAAATCGATTTCATCTTTCGACATGGTTCCATACCAGAAGTATGATAGTATTACTGTGTCTTCGGACGAGTTCGGCTCTGAGGTGTGCCACGCACCAGACTCAGAGTTTCTTACTGTGAGTGCAGTGAACGAATGGTGTATTTCCAAGTCTACCGAACCGGTATTGATGCCGGTGGAATCGAAAAAGGAGAAATATCGCAGGTGAGGTCACTCGAGTTTTTTCAAGATATCGAGGAAAATATTTGCGATATCGCTAGCTGGCTTTGTCACAAAATGATAAGATATCGTTTTCCTTTAAGTGCGTGTAGGTATCGTTAGTGCGACTTTGTTTTAGCCAAACTCacgttttgataaattattaattggttGTTTGCACAGTTATATTTCTTTGGTAGTTGCTTATTACGgtgtaattacaataatttacacataaaaatgaataagaATGCTTATTGCATACAAACTAGTACATATACTATGAGTACTGTGTGAGGTTTCACCTTGATGTTTATTCATATGGTGCGAGGCAAGTGGGCAGGTGGCTTATATGTGTAGGTATTTACCACCAGTAGCCGTTGATGAGATTTAGATTCATTCATTGCCATAGAAACATTTCAATATATCGATAGGAGATCTAAAGTAGATTAATCACAGGTAATTACTGCGGGGCTTATGCAAATAACCAAAAATTCTATTCGATAAGAACACATTCGTTTATTGATTGTTATAGTTGTCACACCAATAAAAGATAACCTGACAGTTAATTTATAGTCTTCCAATAATACCGTTCATAAAAAGTGAATTATTATTGATCTATTTTTGTTGGTGATTCGCGAAGATTCTTGAAGCATAAATTGCATGATAAATAGTCGTCAACGTAGGTGGCAAGGTCACTCCATGTTGTTCTTGCGCTAAGCATGCCTGATTATTTTGCTATTGTAATTAGTAACGGCTTTCTGTCTACGCTGCTTTAAATAAGTTGATGTCATACTGTCGTTTTTGGGATCgtaaaattattagttttatgtCAAGGGCTCCATTagctcagtattttttttattatcgatAGGCACGTTTATGCATGAACTACGCTGAATCTTGACCAATGACCGTCTTTTATAC belongs to Helicoverpa armigera isolate CAAS_96S chromosome 6, ASM3070526v1, whole genome shotgun sequence and includes:
- the LOC110379401 gene encoding FYVE, RhoGEF and PH domain-containing protein 3 isoform X2; the protein is MTQEDCYTQLDYELQSSSGNASDEDGVIIRKDRSSVKDMILRFERTNLNPFGGSRESLEKCKSPLGSLTSVVNPIQSHFQHLCPVTKSQDRNSNVSVNSILSNASEHSYESSSSGFISDRKPGDILVPHRPAPPPPDQFKDDEEDEAPSPERKSPVAEEITFKERRYSFTTPSSSPVVQRRSRQPPVIRRKSTAGQGHPGERHWSYGVKQSDLEKLLRLKRSDPSDNEEEITSHQIEESSENESSDSSDSSDNLSNGKEYVLNQDDGRLETLSNDYSTDTLINEENSDEQSERGDDASVSSGDYGDRVNYDNVSIKSISSFDMVPYQKYDSITVSSDEFGSEVCHAPDSEFLTVSAVNEWCISKSTEPVLMPVESKKEKYRRRLTERVNELVHTENVYVERLRHVVEDYIPNMRKPELSPTFRGLEPEIFGNIERIFRFHSEEFLPALRDCENDLRKLGQCFRRFEKRFNMYVMYSRNNKRATRLVFEHKQFFQGIQLELGDRLDLSSYLLEPVQRIPRYKLFLADLVKTYTNYENERCESDSRISKLSVDSDETGGSNGESSDSDETPLESLKLAKTMVECVLTAVDEIMALENITDCPVYLNLLNQGRLLRQNEFYAMDTARRRRQLMRIFLFDKLVLITIVYRKQPRVEYFIYKDDIPVDDLGITAKEHDQHKFTIWYKKRNLKSYKLETHDPAIRNAWVEGITSLLWEQAMQKKELLLQQRNKRISMVSMNSEESAESERNDDKCLLDGFVVVKLHQ